One segment of Pleomorphomonas sp. PLEO DNA contains the following:
- a CDS encoding glutamine amidotransferase, with amino-acid sequence MVVRVLYCGDTQAETLITAKGMDTFIHNYYRDSARVLREALAPRPGIALTHMPADKIRADFPMTPEQFAQWDVIILSDVGYNNFALLPGNRERIVPMGPDRVGNFRKWVENGGGLIMAGGYTTFSGIEGKGIWGGTPIEKVLPVLIQRGIDDRIETPDGAKLDVLVTDHPILKDVTFDPERVILGYNQVEAKPEADVLMKVRGDVFMAVAEFGKGRSIAYTTDPVYHWCGNLHEWENYGLLWERMCKWAAREI; translated from the coding sequence ATGGTAGTTCGCGTCCTGTACTGTGGAGATACCCAAGCCGAAACGCTGATCACGGCGAAAGGCATGGACACTTTCATCCACAACTACTATCGAGACTCGGCAAGAGTTCTGCGCGAGGCGCTCGCACCACGTCCGGGAATTGCGCTCACCCACATGCCGGCCGACAAGATCCGGGCTGATTTTCCGATGACGCCGGAGCAGTTCGCGCAATGGGACGTGATCATCCTCAGCGATGTCGGCTACAACAACTTCGCGCTTCTGCCCGGCAACCGGGAGCGCATCGTTCCCATGGGCCCGGACCGGGTGGGCAACTTCCGCAAGTGGGTGGAGAACGGCGGCGGCCTGATCATGGCCGGCGGCTACACCACCTTCTCGGGAATTGAAGGCAAGGGCATCTGGGGCGGCACGCCGATCGAGAAGGTCCTGCCGGTGCTCATCCAGCGTGGTATCGACGATCGCATCGAAACGCCCGATGGCGCCAAGCTCGACGTGCTCGTCACCGACCATCCGATCCTGAAGGACGTCACGTTCGACCCCGAACGCGTCATCCTCGGCTATAATCAGGTCGAGGCCAAACCCGAGGCGGACGTCCTGATGAAGGTGCGCGGCGACGTATTCATGGCCGTGGCCGAGTTCGGCAAGGGCCGGTCGATCGCCTACACCACCGACCCCGTCTATCACTGGTGCGGAAATCTCCACGAATGGGAGAATTACGGCCTTCTGTGGGAGCGGATGTGCAAGTGGGCGGCGCGTGAAATTTAG
- a CDS encoding DUF1365 domain-containing protein: MTSALYAGQVFHRRLRPAPHSLKYGVYMLHADLRRLGDLGRACRFLSVNRWNILSFHEADHGPAGEGALAARIRSLALEHRLEWDGAGLTLIAMPRLLGFVFNPFSVYFCRNADGRLAALIYEVRNTFGGMHHYAANVGLDTAGTIHHSATKDFYVSPFLPMAMHYRFHVKPPAERFTVAIEDHDGEGLMLSASMALRREDLTDRAIARLLVRFPLMTLKVVAGIHWEALKLWLKRVPFHPRPGGGPKGFNPTERSSG, translated from the coding sequence ATGACCTCAGCCCTCTACGCCGGCCAGGTCTTTCATCGACGGCTTCGCCCGGCGCCGCATAGCCTCAAATACGGCGTCTACATGCTGCATGCCGATCTCCGTCGGCTAGGCGATCTCGGCCGGGCTTGCCGCTTCCTGTCGGTCAACCGCTGGAATATTCTGTCCTTCCACGAAGCCGACCACGGGCCGGCCGGGGAGGGCGCTCTTGCCGCGCGCATCCGGAGTCTTGCTCTCGAGCATCGCCTCGAATGGGATGGCGCCGGCCTGACGCTGATCGCCATGCCACGCCTTCTCGGCTTCGTGTTCAATCCGTTCAGCGTCTATTTCTGCCGCAACGCCGACGGTCGGCTGGCGGCGCTGATCTACGAGGTCCGCAACACCTTCGGCGGCATGCACCACTATGCCGCCAACGTCGGGCTTGATACGGCCGGCACCATCCATCATTCGGCGACCAAGGATTTCTACGTCTCGCCCTTCCTGCCGATGGCGATGCACTACCGCTTCCACGTCAAGCCGCCGGCCGAGCGCTTCACCGTCGCCATCGAGGATCACGATGGCGAGGGCCTGATGCTCTCCGCCTCGATGGCCCTGAGGCGCGAAGACCTCACCGATCGCGCCATCGCCCGTCTGCTCGTCCGCTTCCCGTTGATGACGCTGAAGGTGGTGGCCGGCATCCACTGGGAGGCGCTGAAGCTGTGGCTGAAGCGCGTCCCCTTCCATCCCCGCCCCGGTGGCGGTCCCAAAGGCTTCAATCCCACGGAAAGGTCTTCCGGATGA
- a CDS encoding class I SAM-dependent methyltransferase → MTSLSTLAPSIVSLALPTPLRVAFVKRMLGKVERGRLSVVLPDGTCLTAVGHLPGATAELRILRWRAVGRLLTGGDVGFAESYVDGDWDTPDLVAFVTLCADNLDTLVKVAEASLPVRLTQRLLMLMRRNSKSGSRRNIMAHYDLGNAFYAEWLDREMIYSSALYEQGDDLEAAQRRKFQRIADMLQLDGGQSVLEIGCGWGGLAAYLVGAGAQSVEGITLSPAQLAIGQDRVQERGLAECVSLELRDYRDVQGQYDRIVSIEMFEAVGEAYWRGYFDKLREALTPGGRAVVQVITIADDRFEHYRSHPDMIQTMVFPGGMLPSKAVFAEVAEEAGFALRDRLDFGLSYARTLADWRHRFEAAWPRIADLGHSAAFKRLWSYYLAYCEAGFRTGRIDVSLYALEPVSVPK, encoded by the coding sequence ATGACGTCACTCTCCACGCTCGCCCCGTCGATCGTCAGCCTGGCGTTACCGACCCCGCTGCGCGTCGCCTTCGTCAAGCGCATGCTTGGCAAGGTCGAGCGCGGGCGTCTGTCGGTCGTGCTGCCCGACGGCACCTGTCTTACCGCGGTCGGGCATCTGCCTGGGGCGACGGCCGAACTCAGGATCCTGCGCTGGCGGGCGGTCGGGCGTTTGCTGACCGGCGGCGATGTCGGCTTTGCCGAGTCCTATGTCGACGGCGATTGGGATACGCCCGATCTCGTCGCGTTCGTCACGCTGTGCGCCGACAATCTCGATACCTTGGTCAAGGTTGCCGAGGCGTCGCTGCCGGTGCGGCTGACCCAGCGCCTGTTGATGCTGATGCGCCGCAATTCCAAGAGCGGCAGCCGGCGCAACATCATGGCTCACTACGACCTCGGCAATGCCTTCTATGCCGAGTGGCTCGATCGGGAGATGATCTATTCCTCGGCGCTCTACGAGCAGGGCGACGATCTCGAAGCCGCCCAGAGGCGCAAGTTTCAGCGCATCGCCGACATGCTCCAGCTCGACGGCGGCCAATCGGTGCTGGAGATCGGCTGCGGCTGGGGCGGGCTTGCCGCCTATCTCGTCGGTGCCGGTGCTCAGTCGGTCGAGGGTATCACGCTGTCGCCGGCCCAACTGGCCATCGGTCAGGATAGGGTGCAGGAGCGCGGCCTTGCCGAGTGCGTGTCGCTGGAGTTGCGCGACTATCGCGACGTGCAAGGGCAATACGACCGCATCGTGTCGATCGAAATGTTCGAGGCGGTGGGCGAGGCCTATTGGCGCGGCTATTTCGACAAGCTGCGTGAGGCGTTGACGCCGGGTGGCCGGGCCGTGGTGCAGGTGATCACCATCGCCGACGACCGCTTCGAGCATTACCGCAGCCATCCCGACATGATCCAGACCATGGTGTTTCCCGGCGGCATGCTGCCCAGCAAGGCGGTGTTCGCCGAAGTGGCCGAAGAGGCGGGCTTTGCCTTGCGCGACAGGCTGGATTTCGGCCTCTCCTACGCCAGGACACTCGCCGACTGGCGGCACCGCTTCGAGGCGGCATGGCCTAGGATCGCCGACCTTGGCCATTCCGCCGCCTTCAAGCGCCTGTGGTCCTATTACCTCGCCTATTGCGAGGCGGGTTTCCGGACTGGGCGGATCGACGTCAGCCTCTACGCGCTGGAGCCGGTCAGCGTGCCGAAGTAA
- a CDS encoding antitoxin, whose amino-acid sequence MSKLRHQEPASPREAKLFRNNKSQAVRIPADFELPGDRVMIHRDGDRLILEPMPRKSLLDVLAGLQPLADADRFPEIDATLLPVKDIDL is encoded by the coding sequence ATGTCCAAGCTGCGCCACCAGGAACCAGCTTCGCCTCGCGAGGCCAAGCTGTTTCGCAACAACAAGAGCCAAGCCGTACGCATCCCGGCCGATTTCGAGCTGCCGGGTGATCGGGTCATGATCCACCGCGACGGTGACCGGTTGATCCTCGAACCGATGCCGCGCAAGAGCCTGTTGGACGTGTTGGCCGGGCTTCAGCCGCTTGCCGATGCCGACCGGTTCCCGGAGATCGATGCCACGCTACTGCCGGTCAAGGATATCGACCTGTGA
- a CDS encoding type II toxin-antitoxin system VapC family toxin: MLDTNIVSELARNPQGVVTERIAAVGPDAICVSIITAAELRYGCAKKGSAKLTAQIEAILGGLQVAALDVPVDAEYGAVRAQFEQAGRPIGPNDLLIAAHALTLGAVLVTANVGEFSRVEGLKVENWLGSGESL, translated from the coding sequence ATGCTCGACACCAACATCGTGTCCGAGCTTGCCCGCAACCCGCAGGGCGTTGTGACCGAACGCATCGCGGCGGTGGGGCCGGACGCGATCTGCGTCAGCATCATCACGGCGGCGGAGCTGCGTTATGGCTGCGCCAAGAAAGGTTCAGCCAAGCTCACGGCCCAGATCGAAGCAATCCTCGGCGGCTTGCAAGTGGCGGCGCTCGACGTGCCTGTTGACGCCGAATACGGTGCCGTCCGCGCCCAGTTCGAACAAGCTGGCCGCCCCATCGGCCCCAACGACCTGCTGATCGCCGCCCATGCGCTGACGCTCGGCGCCGTGCTGGTGACGGCCAATGTCGGCGAGTTCTCTCGGGTTGAGGGGCTCAAAGTCGAAAACTGGTTGGGGTCGGGCGAGAGCCTCTGA
- a CDS encoding LacI family DNA-binding transcriptional regulator, producing the protein MTATIYDVARHAGVSVATVSRVLNGLKVREDLVERVQATVSRLNYTPSRTAQRMRKSTSHLWALIVPDFENTFFTRLARGVEEICQPRDTCVFIGSSDDDPEKERRYLEVALAERVGGVVIAPSSDTTDLQRIVGAGIPVVVVDRAVPNGAFDTILTDNTAGGQLAAQHLLAEGSKAVACVVGPENPTSQARLDGFLSSAKANPPIEVVRIERGNNRLDGGYRAMQRIIQSGVAFDAIFVTNNLMAVGVIKALGDMLPERKNDIAIAGFDLNEIPLLSGAYIASINQDPHEIGRIAGERILLQQTGAPPVCSIALRPTLVAAAAEFGCP; encoded by the coding sequence GTGACCGCCACAATCTACGACGTAGCCCGCCATGCCGGCGTATCGGTTGCAACGGTGTCGCGCGTTCTCAACGGTCTCAAGGTCCGCGAGGATCTGGTGGAGCGCGTCCAGGCGACGGTTTCCAGGCTCAACTACACGCCGAGCCGCACCGCGCAACGCATGCGAAAATCGACGTCGCACCTTTGGGCCCTGATCGTCCCGGATTTCGAAAACACCTTCTTCACCCGACTTGCCCGCGGTGTGGAGGAAATATGCCAGCCCCGCGACACCTGCGTGTTCATCGGCAGCTCCGACGACGATCCGGAGAAGGAACGCCGCTATCTGGAAGTGGCGCTGGCCGAACGGGTCGGCGGCGTGGTGATCGCCCCCTCCTCCGACACCACCGATCTCCAGCGGATTGTCGGTGCCGGCATTCCGGTGGTGGTGGTCGACCGGGCCGTGCCGAACGGCGCCTTTGACACCATCCTGACCGACAACACGGCGGGTGGACAGCTTGCCGCACAACATCTGCTCGCAGAGGGCTCCAAGGCTGTGGCTTGCGTGGTCGGCCCTGAAAATCCGACAAGTCAGGCCCGTCTGGACGGATTTCTCAGTTCCGCCAAGGCAAACCCACCGATCGAAGTCGTGAGAATAGAGCGCGGCAACAATCGCCTGGATGGCGGCTACCGGGCGATGCAGCGCATCATTCAATCGGGTGTGGCGTTCGATGCGATTTTCGTCACCAACAACCTGATGGCCGTCGGCGTCATCAAGGCGCTTGGCGACATGCTGCCCGAACGCAAGAACGACATCGCCATCGCCGGCTTCGATCTCAATGAGATCCCGTTGCTCAGCGGCGCCTATATCGCCTCCATCAATCAAGACCCCCACGAGATCGGCCGTATCGCCGGTGAGCGCATCCTGTTGCAACAGACCGGCGCACCGCCCGTTTGCTCGATTGCCCTTCGTCCAACGCTCGTGGCCGCCGCCGCCGAATTTGGCTGTCCGTAA